A single Sorex araneus isolate mSorAra2 chromosome 8, mSorAra2.pri, whole genome shotgun sequence DNA region contains:
- the FPR2 gene encoding N-formyl peptide receptor 2, which produces MEPNFSTLLNGSEETASMSEPAVVTTLLNISMVVLGFTFVLGVVGNGLVIWVAGFRMARTVTTVCYLNLALADFSFTATLPFLIVSMAMREQWPFGWFLCKLIHIVVDINLFGSVFLIAFIALDRCICVRHPVWAQNHRTVGLVAKLLLGPWILAFILTVPIIIFMTTVRDGNGNTYCTFNFGIWGGTREERIRFAINMLLARGSIRFIIGFSMPMSVVAICYGLIAAKIRRKGIINSSRPLRLLTAVVASFFLCWFPFQLVALLSTIWLREMLFEGKYKILDVLVHPTSALAFFNSCLNPLLYVFVGQDFRDKLISSLPASLERALSEDTTPTTDSTTRPAPPAEAKSDAL; this is translated from the coding sequence ATGGAGCCCAACTTCTCTACCCTCCTGAATGGATCTGAAGAAACGGCCTCCATGTCTGAACCTGCAGTTGTCACTACTCTGTTGAACATCtccatggtggtgctggggttcaccTTTGTCCTCGGTGTAGTGGGCAATGGGCTTGTGATCTGGGTAGCTGGCTTCCGGATGGCACGCACCGTCACCACCGTCTGTTATCTGAACCTGGCCTTGGCCGACTTCTCCTTCACAGCCACACTCCCCTTCCTCATTGTCTCCATGGCCATGAGAGAGCAGTGGCCTTTTGGCTGGTTCCTATGCAAGTTGATTCATATCGTGGTGGACATCAACCTCTTTGGCAGCGTCTTCCTCATCGCCTTCATCGCGCTGGACCGCTGCATCTGTGTCCGGCACCCTGTCTGGGCCCAGAATCACCGTACTGTTGGCCTGGTTGCGAAACTGCTCCTTGGGCCCTGGATTCTTGCCTTCATCCTGACTGTGCCAATTATCATCTTCATGACCACAGTCCGGGATGGAAACGGGAATACCTATTGCACCTTCAACTTTGGAATTTGGGGCGGAACCCGGGAGGAGAGGATCAGGTTTGCCATCAACATGCTGCTAGCCCGGGGCAGCATCCGGTTCATCATCGGCTTCAGCATGCCCATGTCGGTGGTTGCCATCTGCTACGGCCTCATTGCGGCCAAGATCCGTCGGAAAGGCATAATCAATTCTAGCCGCCCCCTGCGGCTGCTCACTGCTGTCGTGGCGTCTTTCTTCCTTTGCTGGTTCCCCTTCCAGCTGGTCGCTCTCCTGAGCACAATCTGGCTCAGGGAGATGCTGTTCGAAGGCAAGTACAAGATCCTCGACGTGCTGGTCCACCCCACGAGCGCCCTGGCCTTCTTCAACAGCTGCCTCAACCCCCTGCTCTACGTGTTCGTGGGCCAGGACTTCCGAGATAAGCTGATAAGTTCCCTGCCTGCCAGCCTGGAGAGGGCCCTGAGCGAGGACACAACCCCCACCACAGATAGCACCACCAGGCCCGCACCCCCCGCTGAGGCCAAATCCGATGCACTGTGA